Below is a window of Streptomyces sp. NBC_01429 DNA.
CGGCCCCTCACCGAGGAGACCTCGAAGGTCGCCGAGTGGATCTCCTCCGTCACCACGGGAGTGACCCGGCCCACCGGGCAGATCGCCGCGCTGCGCGCCGACGGCTCGACGGTCGCCCAGTGGGGGCTGATCGACGTACTCCCGGTGAGCTGGCGCGGTCCTTCCTTCGACCCGGCGAGCCCCGCCGTGGCCACCGAGGTCCTGGAGATCGCCCATCACGGTTTCACGGACGCGGGGGAGGCGTAGCCGATGAACCTCAGCAGCTTCGGCGTGGGCGACAGCCTGGTGCGGGCGACGCTCGCCATCCATCAGCCGCCGATCGGCAGCAGCACCAGCCCCGGCGCGCTGATGAAGACGTTCAAATTCGACTTCAACCCGTCCCAGATGTCGCTGACCCGCAGGGCCCAGTGGAAGACCACGCCCACCGCCGCGGTGCGGGACGGCGCCGTACCGGAGTTCATGGGGCCCGAGCCCCGGGAGATGACGGTGGAGATCTTCCTCGACCGCTCCGACGACCCGGACAGCAACGATGTGCGCAAGAACGTCGAAGCGCTCTTCTCCTGCTGCGAGACGACCACCGCCAGCATCGCGGCGAATC
It encodes the following:
- a CDS encoding phage tail protein codes for the protein MSQELDAGSTIFFNLTIDGESLGNFNGCEGLSSQVEIEQRQEGGNNGFVWQLPSRVTFSNITLTRPLTEETSKVAEWISSVTTGVTRPTGQIAALRADGSTVAQWGLIDVLPVSWRGPSFDPASPAVATEVLEIAHHGFTDAGEA